The nucleotide window GGGGGTCTTGATGAAATAATTGATAGATTCCCTCCATCTTTCTCCTCCTTGCTTATACAGTAATCGTGATTTAAGGCGTGTATGAGCCATACAATCTACACAGCAAATAAGCCCTAGCAGAGGGGATGCCAAGGCTATTTTGCTTCATTGCAAAGGCGTTGACTGTAAATGTAACTCTGGATGACGTTCCAAGGCTTCCTGACAATGTTCACAAATAATCTGGACATGTATCTCGCCATTCTCTTGGTATTGGAGAATCTCCTGACGTTCCTCAATCGTAAGGCAGTCGAAGCCAAGAGCACGCTCCGTTACTTGAGTAGGATCTAGATGACCAATCATCGTGCCACAGGAGCGACAAATATATTTCATCCTTATCCTATGCCTCCTTGCCCATCATGATACCTTTTAGTATGGGCAAGTGACTACCAATTCATACGAAGGGGATCAGCCCTTCCCATTATAGCGATTCATCGCAGAGATAAAATCGTTTTGCAGCCATACTTGAACAGCTTCCACTGCATTAGAAATAGCACTGCTTATCTGCTCCCGATCCTCTGGAAAGAAGGGTTGCAAAACATAATCTTTCACATCGCCAAACTGGGGTCGACCAATGCCTATTTTGATTCGTTTGAAGTCAGAGGTACCCAGATGCTGGATAATGGATTTCATACCATTATGTCCACCTGCGCTTCCTTTCTCCCGTAAGCGTAGACGACCTACAGATAAATCAAGATCATCATAGATAACCACGAGATCATCAATGGCAATGTCAAAATAGTGAAGAAGAGGACCTACACACTCCCCTGATAGATTCATGTAAGTAAGAGGCTTACAGAGTAATACCTTCTCTTGATTCACAACACAAGTGGCATATAAGCCTTGAAACTTCTCTTTTTGAATGGATGTACCCCACTTCTCCGCCAGTTGATCAACCGCCATAAATCCAACATTATGGCGAGACGTAGCATAACGAGGACCGGGATTTCCAAGACCAACAATACATTTCATTACAGGTTACACCTACCATATCAATTGATTCGCTTCATTGGGAATAGCAGAAAGGCGCAACCAACGTTACGCCTACTGGATCAATCAAAAAGTTTGCTCACGGATAAC belongs to Rubeoparvulum massiliense and includes:
- a CDS encoding anti-sigma-F factor Fin family protein, encoding MKYICRSCGTMIGHLDPTQVTERALGFDCLTIEERQEILQYQENGEIHVQIICEHCQEALERHPELHLQSTPLQ
- the pth gene encoding aminoacyl-tRNA hydrolase — protein: MKCIVGLGNPGPRYATSRHNVGFMAVDQLAEKWGTSIQKEKFQGLYATCVVNQEKVLLCKPLTYMNLSGECVGPLLHYFDIAIDDLVVIYDDLDLSVGRLRLREKGSAGGHNGMKSIIQHLGTSDFKRIKIGIGRPQFGDVKDYVLQPFFPEDREQISSAISNAVEAVQVWLQNDFISAMNRYNGKG